A stretch of the Sulfurospirillum sp. UCH001 genome encodes the following:
- a CDS encoding DJ-1/PfpI family protein: protein MAKKILFIVGDYVEDYEVMVPFQALAAVGHSVTAVCPNKKAGEFIRTAIHDFEGDQTYSEKPGHNFTLNGTFDAIKAEEFDALVVPGGRAPEYLRLNEKVLEMVRHFAKANKPIAAICHGAQLLAAADVLGGKSCSAYPACAPEVTKAGGSYKAIEVTEAAVDGNLVTAPAWPAHPQWIAKFLGVLGTKITL, encoded by the coding sequence ATGGCAAAGAAAATTCTGTTTATCGTTGGAGATTATGTAGAAGACTATGAAGTTATGGTTCCTTTTCAAGCACTTGCTGCCGTTGGACACTCTGTTACCGCTGTCTGCCCAAATAAAAAAGCAGGAGAATTTATCCGTACAGCTATACATGATTTTGAGGGTGACCAAACGTACAGTGAAAAACCCGGTCACAATTTTACACTCAATGGCACGTTTGATGCCATCAAAGCCGAAGAGTTTGATGCACTCGTAGTTCCTGGTGGTCGTGCTCCTGAGTACCTCAGGCTCAATGAAAAAGTGTTAGAGATGGTGCGCCACTTTGCAAAAGCCAACAAACCTATTGCTGCCATTTGCCATGGAGCGCAACTACTTGCTGCTGCGGATGTTTTGGGAGGGAAAAGCTGTTCTGCGTATCCTGCTTGTGCTCCTGAAGTTACCAAAGCAGGTGGTAGTTACAAAGCCATCGAAGTTACTGAAGCTGCCGTTGATGGCAATCTTGTTACAGCCCCAGCATGGCCAGCGCATCCTCAATGGATTGCCAAATTTTTAGGGGTATTAGGGACTAAAATCACACTTTAA